In Methanosarcina barkeri MS, a single window of DNA contains:
- a CDS encoding right-handed parallel beta-helix repeat-containing protein, giving the protein MRRIKGHNFRAFKLTALAITLAVLCTCSASSASNLRVSSATDGDYISLQAAIDEAEAGDTIIVSPGTYVENLKINKQVQIWSESGNPEDTVIRAAEPTKSAVEISVDRASFSGFAIEGSEKAGILLTGVNSCYINNNRVQGAEYGILLKGSDSNTISNNLITLDEKGIRLENSNSNDIIGNTIAYNYGPGISLEASSKNLIYNNYFKNAENVDEKAANAENLWQSPLKTKKNIVSGPYIGGNFWADLEGKGYSETGVDENSNGICDTSYNITGGGTDNYPLFPKVPNAVKALESNLNASAYEQGLADMEKATSSETTVNKTEEATGPAAENATDENITNENATNENTTDKNATNEEGSGEKESPGPGPGIVGLAVGAAYFLRRDR; this is encoded by the coding sequence ATGAGAAGAATAAAAGGACATAATTTCAGAGCTTTTAAACTGACAGCACTTGCGATTACTCTGGCAGTTCTATGCACCTGCTCTGCCTCCTCTGCCTCGAATTTAAGGGTAAGCTCGGCAACCGACGGAGACTATATCTCTCTACAAGCCGCAATCGATGAAGCCGAAGCTGGAGACACGATTATTGTAAGCCCTGGAACCTATGTTGAAAATCTCAAAATAAATAAGCAAGTCCAGATCTGGTCGGAATCCGGAAATCCGGAAGATACTGTGATAAGAGCAGCCGAGCCCACGAAAAGCGCTGTTGAAATCAGCGTGGATAGGGCATCTTTTAGCGGGTTTGCCATTGAGGGCTCGGAAAAAGCAGGAATTTTGCTTACAGGAGTTAACAGTTGCTACATTAACAACAATAGAGTTCAGGGAGCCGAATATGGCATTCTTCTCAAAGGTTCTGACAGCAATACCATAAGCAACAATCTCATTACCCTTGACGAAAAAGGAATACGGCTCGAAAACTCAAACTCAAATGATATCATTGGCAATACAATTGCCTATAATTACGGTCCTGGAATTTCACTTGAAGCAAGCAGTAAGAATCTGATCTATAATAATTACTTCAAAAACGCCGAAAACGTGGATGAAAAAGCCGCAAACGCAGAAAATCTCTGGCAAAGTCCCCTCAAAACAAAAAAGAATATTGTCAGTGGACCTTACATAGGAGGGAATTTCTGGGCCGACCTTGAAGGCAAAGGTTACAGCGAAACCGGTGTGGACGAAAACAGCAACGGAATTTGTGATACCTCATATAACATCACAGGCGGAGGAACCGATAATTACCCTCTCTTCCCAAAGGTCCCAAATGCCGTAAAAGCCCTTGAAAGCAATCTGAATGCCAGTGCTTACGAGCAGGGTCTGGCTGATATGGAAAAAGCAACCAGTTCCGAAACCACTGTAAACAAAACCGAAGAAGCGACAGGCCCCGCAGCCGAAAATGCTACTGACGAAAATATTACCAATGAAAACGCTACCAATGAAAATACTACTGACAAAAATGCTACCAATGAAGAGGGTTCAGGAGAAAAAGAATCGCCTGGCCCTGGACCTGGAATTGTGGGGCTGGCTGTAGGAGCAGCTTATTTCCTGAGGCGGGACAGGTAA
- a CDS encoding Single-stranded DNA binding protein, which yields MDEKIAPHLEELTRALGDLEKTGIRAEFEKLIAFRVPPDVAKESILRKYGGKRKVLKVKDLSANLKNFELTGRILDIGEKSIRPQAGAQEKPSRLYTGVLADETGAVLFSSWRKLPGSIGDVINIKNAYTRIWQNRIRLSIGEQSPVSKISDSSLPSLSELSASQKKKLIDIGAVDFSVDTVACVLQLSYREILVKGRQSRVISGVLADETGRLPFTAWIELPGIDIGNIILIEGAQVRMFRGVPSVNILSSTKVSSIGLDEAEKLAFTFESAAKDPTPIKIQEINSRYSMFDVCIAGNLVSVRPGSGIISRCPECSRVIQKGNCRVHGKVEGIWDMRIKAILDDGTGSVLVMFPRELAEIIYGKTLEEAEQLMFSDVSKDAVYEDLRRFLTGRYLAVRGNSSKNEFGVSFVAENAWVPEDDLAVRVVELLRRLGPDEEEGQEKNSQVSRGGIELA from the coding sequence ATGGATGAGAAGATTGCGCCCCACCTTGAAGAGTTAACCAGGGCGCTTGGAGATCTTGAAAAGACTGGCATCCGAGCAGAGTTTGAGAAACTCATTGCTTTTCGTGTCCCGCCTGATGTCGCAAAAGAGAGCATCCTCCGCAAGTATGGAGGAAAAAGGAAAGTTTTGAAAGTAAAAGATCTGTCTGCCAATCTTAAAAATTTTGAGCTTACAGGCAGGATTCTGGACATTGGGGAAAAGTCAATCCGTCCACAGGCAGGAGCTCAGGAAAAACCTTCCAGGCTTTATACAGGAGTTCTTGCGGACGAAACCGGAGCAGTTCTGTTTTCTTCCTGGAGGAAGCTGCCAGGTTCGATTGGGGATGTGATTAATATCAAAAATGCCTATACCCGGATCTGGCAGAACCGAATCAGGCTTTCTATAGGAGAACAATCTCCTGTGTCGAAAATTTCGGATTCTTCGCTCCCATCCTTGTCCGAACTTTCAGCAAGCCAGAAAAAAAAGTTAATTGACATAGGAGCTGTGGATTTTTCCGTAGATACAGTAGCCTGCGTGCTTCAGCTTTCATACAGGGAAATTCTTGTAAAGGGACGCCAGTCCAGAGTAATCTCGGGCGTACTTGCGGACGAAACCGGGAGGCTTCCTTTTACGGCCTGGATTGAACTGCCTGGCATTGATATCGGGAACATTATTCTAATTGAGGGAGCTCAGGTGCGGATGTTCAGGGGAGTGCCATCAGTAAATATTCTGAGCAGCACAAAAGTTTCTTCTATCGGGCTCGATGAGGCCGAAAAACTTGCGTTTACCTTTGAATCTGCAGCAAAAGATCCTACCCCTATCAAAATTCAGGAGATAAATTCAAGATACAGCATGTTTGATGTGTGCATAGCAGGCAACCTTGTTTCAGTCAGACCCGGTTCAGGCATTATCTCCCGCTGCCCTGAATGCAGTCGTGTAATCCAGAAAGGAAACTGTAGGGTTCACGGTAAGGTCGAAGGTATATGGGACATGCGAATCAAAGCCATACTGGATGACGGAACAGGTTCCGTGCTAGTTATGTTTCCAAGGGAACTTGCGGAAATTATCTATGGAAAAACTCTTGAGGAAGCCGAACAGCTGATGTTCTCTGATGTCTCAAAAGATGCAGTTTATGAAGATTTAAGGCGTTTTCTTACGGGTCGTTATCTTGCAGTACGAGGAAACTCTTCTAAAAATGAATTTGGGGTTTCTTTTGTGGCTGAAAATGCCTGGGTACCTGAAGATGATCTTGCGGTAAGGGTAGTTGAGCTCCTTCGCAGGCTCGGGCCGGATGAAGAAGAGGGACAGGAGAAAAATTCACAGGTTTCCAGGGGAGGAATTGAGCTTGCTTAA